The following proteins are co-located in the Candidatus Planktophila lacus genome:
- a CDS encoding DUF3090 family protein produces the protein MSGQIFLFDPAERFVAGTVGVPGERTFFLQARGGSRLISVSLEKAQVAALAERTQQILREVRSSEPLTVFERVGRDDQPLETPIDEEFRVGVIGLAYLSDRKMIEIDLQAIADSQSPEDEELLMELSDSQDILRVLIPLGYAESFAKRAIAVVGAGRAPCPFCGGPIDPSGHLCPRANGYRR, from the coding sequence ATGAGCGGTCAGATATTCCTCTTTGATCCGGCAGAGCGTTTTGTCGCTGGAACGGTAGGCGTACCGGGGGAGCGCACTTTCTTTCTTCAAGCGCGAGGAGGATCGCGATTGATTTCGGTTTCGCTAGAGAAGGCACAAGTGGCTGCACTTGCTGAGAGAACTCAACAGATTCTTCGAGAAGTTAGATCATCAGAACCTTTGACGGTCTTTGAGCGCGTAGGTCGGGATGATCAACCGCTCGAGACACCTATCGATGAAGAGTTTCGCGTTGGAGTTATCGGTCTGGCCTATCTTTCAGATCGCAAGATGATTGAGATTGATCTTCAGGCGATCGCAGATAGCCAATCTCCTGAAGATGAAGAGTTGCTGATGGAGTTATCTGATAGCCAGGACATATTGCGAGTTTTGATTCCGCTGGGTTATGCCGAAAGTTTTGCAAAACGCGCCATCGCAGTCGTTGGCGCTGGTCGCGCACCTTGTCCATTCTGCGGTGGCCCAATTGATCCGAGTGGCCATCTCTGTCCCCGTGCAAATGGATACCGAAGATGA
- a CDS encoding PAC2 family protein: MEIHKIPALRSPVMVIAFSGWNDAAEAATGAVSHLLGIWSEIADVDNPKATDLIPELIADVDSEDYYDFQVNRPMIEIDGSLVRSLIWPGTQVFGLSTPQFANDFVIVRGVEPSMKWRTFTHQLLDLADDLEVSTIITLGSMLADAPHSRPITVTGSGAHPEIAKRLGIEVSRYEGPTGILGVIQDACLRRGIDAISLWAAVPHYASSSPSPKATLALINALEDFLEIEFPLGELNDHAQEWEKEVDELTQEDSEIGDYVKALEESKDSAAFSDVSGDEIARELEKFLRRQEGS; this comes from the coding sequence GTGGAGATTCATAAGATACCTGCGCTGCGCTCACCAGTCATGGTTATCGCATTCTCTGGTTGGAACGATGCCGCAGAAGCGGCAACTGGCGCCGTCTCTCATCTCTTAGGTATCTGGAGTGAAATCGCTGATGTAGATAATCCAAAGGCGACCGATTTGATTCCAGAGCTAATCGCGGATGTAGATTCTGAAGATTATTACGATTTCCAAGTAAATCGACCAATGATCGAAATAGATGGTTCCCTTGTTCGATCTCTAATCTGGCCCGGAACCCAAGTCTTTGGTCTTTCTACACCGCAGTTTGCCAATGACTTTGTAATTGTTCGCGGCGTTGAACCTTCGATGAAATGGCGCACATTTACGCATCAACTATTAGATCTCGCCGATGATTTAGAAGTATCAACGATTATTACCTTGGGATCGATGCTCGCTGATGCGCCACATAGTCGCCCAATTACTGTTACGGGATCAGGTGCACATCCTGAGATTGCCAAGCGTTTAGGAATAGAAGTAAGCCGTTATGAGGGACCAACCGGAATTCTCGGTGTCATCCAAGATGCATGTCTGCGCCGTGGAATTGATGCGATTTCACTCTGGGCTGCGGTTCCTCACTATGCGAGTAGCTCACCATCTCCGAAGGCAACTCTCGCATTGATAAACGCTTTAGAGGATTTTTTAGAGATCGAATTCCCATTGGGTGAGTTAAATGATCACGCCCAAGAATGGGAGAAGGAAGTTGATGAGTTAACGCAGGAAGATAGTGAGATCGGAGATTACGTTAAAGCGTTGGAAGAGAGTAAAGATAGCGCCGCCTTCTCCGATGTATCTGGCGATGAGATTGCCCGTGAACTAGAGAAATTCTTAAGACGACAAGAAGGCAGTTAG
- the metH gene encoding methionine synthase, with amino-acid sequence MTSPNRQRPAGLLRQALASRTVIADGAMGTMLQEADPTLEDFQGHEGCNEILNVSRPDVVRGVHDKYLAVGVDAIETNTFGANWANLAEYGIEDRIYELAFAGGKIAREAADAASTKEKPRFVLGSLGPGTKLPSLGHTTYQKLKEAYYTAAKGLLDAKSDALLVETTQDLLQAKAAVNGCRQAIEEVDFDVVLIAQVTVETTGTMLLGSEIGAALNALEPLEIDLIGLNCATGPAEMSEHLRYLSKFANCAISVMPNAGLPILGAKGAEYPLGPKELADALETFVGDYGIGLIGGCCGTTPEHLAAVVEKMSSKPFKDRGAALDPGASSLYQYVPFRQDNTYLAIGEKTNANGSRAFRDALVAEDWEKCVEIARDQIRDGAHMLDLSVDYVGRDGAKDMYEIASRFATASTLPIVLDSTEPNVIKAGLEALGGRCVINSVNYEDGDGPTSRFARIMPLVKEHGASVVALTIDEEGQARTAEWKLRVARRLIEDLTTNWQMKTGDILIDALTFPIATGQEETRRDGIETLEAIRQLKAEYPDVQTTLGVSNVSFGLNPAARVVLNSVFLHECVVAGLDSAIVHPSKITPLARIEERQKEVALDLVYDRRKYDGESCIYDPLTEFLQLFEGVELAASRNVRASELAALPLTERLQRRIIDGEKVGLSDDLDTAMAEGIKPLMIINDYLLEGMKVVGELFGKGEMQLPFVLQSAEVMKTAVAYLEPLMEKTDDEGRGTMLLATVKGDVHDIGKNLVDIILSNNGYTVVNIGIKQTINQIIDAAQESNVDAIGMSGLLVKSTVIMKENLEELTNRGLAEKWPVVLGGAALTRAFVEQDLAGMFPGEVRYARDAFEGLRLMDSIMAVKRGVPGAILPALRERKVPLRPKKDEDLVIDTKRSDVAIDIDIPAAPFFGSRIIKGVPLADYVEMLDERALFVGQWGLKGARGEYETMVENEGRPRLRALLNQVQSKGWLNAAVVYGYFPCVSDGNDLVILHHEGPDKGKERTRFSFPRQSRDRRLCLSDFFAAKDSGKTDVVAFHVVTMGSEISKAANELFAANNYREYLELHGLSVQLTEALAEHWHARIREEFHVRGDDAPDLQGILDQGYRGSRYSFGYPACPNIEQQVELCELLEPGRIGVELSEEFQLHPEQSTSAIIVHHPEAKYFNAN; translated from the coding sequence GTGACGAGCCCTAATCGCCAGAGACCCGCGGGATTACTCCGCCAAGCCCTGGCATCGCGCACGGTAATCGCCGATGGGGCGATGGGCACGATGTTGCAAGAGGCCGATCCAACGCTGGAGGATTTCCAAGGCCATGAAGGTTGCAACGAGATTCTTAACGTCTCGCGGCCAGATGTTGTTCGCGGAGTTCACGACAAATATTTAGCCGTGGGCGTTGATGCAATTGAAACCAACACTTTCGGTGCGAACTGGGCGAATTTAGCCGAGTACGGAATTGAAGATCGAATTTACGAACTGGCTTTTGCCGGTGGCAAGATCGCTCGCGAGGCAGCAGATGCCGCGAGCACGAAAGAGAAGCCGCGTTTCGTGCTTGGCTCACTTGGACCCGGAACGAAGTTGCCTTCGCTCGGACACACGACATATCAAAAGCTTAAAGAAGCTTATTACACAGCGGCGAAGGGTCTGCTTGATGCAAAGTCAGATGCGCTCTTAGTTGAAACAACTCAAGATTTGTTGCAGGCAAAAGCTGCGGTAAATGGTTGTCGCCAAGCGATCGAAGAAGTTGATTTCGATGTAGTGCTGATTGCACAGGTAACTGTTGAAACAACTGGCACGATGTTGCTGGGCTCCGAGATTGGCGCAGCGCTAAATGCGCTAGAGCCGCTAGAGATTGATCTAATTGGCCTGAATTGTGCGACGGGTCCTGCAGAAATGTCTGAGCACCTGCGTTACCTTTCAAAGTTTGCAAACTGTGCCATTTCAGTAATGCCAAATGCTGGCCTGCCAATACTCGGTGCAAAGGGCGCTGAATATCCGCTTGGGCCTAAAGAGTTAGCCGATGCACTCGAAACATTTGTGGGCGATTATGGCATCGGCCTAATTGGTGGTTGCTGTGGAACTACGCCAGAGCATTTAGCGGCGGTTGTTGAGAAAATGTCGAGCAAGCCATTTAAAGATCGCGGAGCAGCGCTCGATCCGGGCGCTTCATCGCTTTACCAGTATGTTCCATTTCGCCAAGACAATACTTATTTAGCGATCGGTGAGAAGACCAACGCCAACGGTTCTCGCGCATTCCGCGATGCACTGGTCGCCGAAGATTGGGAGAAGTGCGTAGAAATCGCCCGCGATCAGATCCGCGACGGAGCGCATATGCTCGATCTTTCAGTGGATTACGTCGGTCGCGATGGCGCTAAAGATATGTACGAGATCGCATCACGTTTTGCTACTGCGTCTACTTTGCCGATTGTTCTTGATTCGACCGAACCTAATGTGATCAAAGCAGGGCTCGAAGCGCTCGGTGGTCGCTGCGTTATCAACTCAGTTAACTACGAAGATGGTGACGGTCCTACATCTCGCTTCGCGCGAATAATGCCCTTGGTTAAAGAACATGGCGCATCAGTTGTTGCACTTACTATCGATGAAGAAGGTCAAGCCCGTACCGCAGAATGGAAGTTGCGCGTTGCGCGTCGACTAATTGAAGATCTAACTACCAATTGGCAGATGAAGACCGGCGATATCTTGATCGATGCCCTGACATTTCCAATCGCAACCGGCCAAGAGGAAACTCGCCGCGACGGTATCGAAACGCTAGAGGCGATTCGTCAGCTCAAGGCTGAGTATCCAGATGTTCAAACAACTCTGGGCGTATCAAATGTTTCATTTGGCCTAAACCCCGCAGCGCGCGTTGTTCTTAACTCGGTATTTTTACATGAGTGTGTAGTGGCAGGTCTTGACTCAGCGATCGTTCATCCTTCAAAGATCACGCCTCTTGCCCGTATTGAAGAGCGACAAAAGGAAGTAGCCCTCGATTTAGTTTATGACCGCCGTAAATACGATGGTGAAAGCTGTATCTATGATCCGTTAACTGAATTTCTACAACTCTTTGAAGGCGTTGAACTAGCCGCATCTCGAAATGTTCGAGCCTCAGAATTAGCCGCTTTGCCACTTACTGAACGTTTGCAACGTCGCATTATCGATGGTGAAAAAGTTGGCCTCAGCGATGATCTAGATACCGCAATGGCTGAAGGCATCAAACCGCTCATGATTATTAACGATTATCTCCTCGAAGGAATGAAGGTAGTAGGCGAACTCTTCGGTAAAGGCGAGATGCAGCTTCCTTTCGTACTTCAGAGCGCTGAAGTTATGAAGACGGCAGTTGCTTATCTTGAGCCGCTTATGGAGAAGACCGATGACGAAGGTCGCGGCACAATGCTGCTGGCTACCGTCAAGGGCGATGTTCACGATATCGGCAAGAACCTGGTAGATATTATTCTGAGCAACAACGGATATACCGTGGTAAATATTGGAATTAAGCAGACAATTAATCAGATTATTGATGCTGCGCAAGAATCTAACGTCGATGCCATCGGCATGAGCGGGTTGCTTGTTAAATCAACGGTGATCATGAAAGAGAACCTCGAAGAGTTAACTAATCGTGGGCTTGCTGAAAAGTGGCCGGTTGTGCTTGGGGGAGCAGCGTTGACTCGCGCTTTCGTAGAGCAAGATCTTGCTGGGATGTTTCCCGGAGAAGTTCGTTATGCACGTGATGCATTTGAAGGACTTCGCTTGATGGATTCGATTATGGCAGTTAAGCGCGGAGTTCCAGGGGCTATCTTGCCGGCGCTAAGAGAACGTAAAGTTCCGCTACGTCCTAAGAAAGATGAAGATTTAGTAATTGATACCAAGCGAAGCGATGTCGCGATCGATATCGATATTCCGGCCGCTCCATTTTTTGGTTCTCGAATCATTAAGGGTGTTCCTTTAGCGGATTATGTTGAAATGCTTGATGAACGAGCTTTGTTCGTTGGTCAGTGGGGCTTAAAGGGTGCCCGCGGTGAATATGAAACGATGGTTGAAAATGAAGGGCGTCCTCGTCTTCGCGCACTTCTAAATCAGGTGCAATCTAAAGGTTGGTTAAATGCCGCCGTTGTTTACGGCTACTTCCCATGTGTTAGCGATGGCAATGATCTAGTTATCTTGCATCACGAAGGCCCTGATAAAGGAAAAGAACGAACCCGCTTCTCATTCCCACGTCAATCACGCGATCGCAGACTCTGTTTGAGTGACTTTTTCGCCGCTAAAGATTCAGGTAAGACCGATGTTGTCGCATTCCACGTGGTCACGATGGGTAGCGAGATCAGTAAAGCGGCAAATGAACTCTTTGCCGCAAACAACTACCGCGAATATTTAGAGCTACACGGCTTATCAGTTCAGTTAACAGAGGCGCTGGCTGAGCATTGGCATGCGCGAATTCGCGAAGAATTCCATGTCCGCGGAGATGATGCACCAGATCTGCAAGGAATTTTGGATCAGGGTTACCGCGGATCTAGATACTCATTCGGTTATCCAGCGTGCCCAAACATCGAACAACAAGTTGAACTATGCGAGTTGCTAGAACCAGGACGCATTGGCGTAGAGCTCTCTGAAGAGTTCCAGTTACATCCTGAACAAAGTACATCTGCGATCATCGTTCATCATCCTGAGGCGAAATACTTCAACGCAAATTGA
- a CDS encoding MSMEG_4193 family putative phosphomutase, giving the protein MTRIVLLRHAHSTANAKAILAGRAPGVDLSDRGRKESLDVAKRLKGVDFSLIRVSPMERCAQTIEPLLTQLSKSSGVKSLIEVESDLVEVDYGKWTGRKLAVLSRDKAWKVVQNTPSAMYFPGGEGLLDVQARAMRALNGAANTPGRGAKLLVSHGDVIKSIIASVLGTHLDHFQKIVIDPASITVLDFNGADYRVLTLNSTTSPITAFLKEESSKKKGVSALLGGGSGRKGKG; this is encoded by the coding sequence ATGACACGGATAGTTTTATTGAGGCATGCACATTCCACAGCCAATGCCAAAGCAATCCTTGCCGGAAGAGCACCTGGTGTAGATCTATCTGATCGCGGGAGAAAAGAATCGTTGGATGTTGCGAAGAGATTAAAAGGCGTTGATTTTTCCTTAATCAGAGTTAGCCCTATGGAGCGCTGTGCGCAAACGATTGAACCACTATTGACGCAACTATCGAAGAGCAGTGGGGTTAAATCGTTAATTGAAGTTGAGAGCGATCTTGTGGAAGTGGATTACGGTAAATGGACAGGGCGAAAGCTCGCTGTTCTTTCAAGAGATAAGGCTTGGAAGGTTGTGCAAAATACTCCAAGCGCGATGTACTTTCCGGGCGGTGAAGGACTTTTAGATGTCCAAGCCCGAGCGATGCGCGCTTTAAATGGAGCGGCAAACACTCCAGGTAGAGGTGCGAAGCTTCTAGTGAGTCATGGTGATGTAATTAAATCGATTATTGCCAGCGTATTAGGTACCCATTTAGATCATTTTCAAAAGATCGTCATTGATCCCGCATCGATAACCGTTCTTGATTTCAATGGCGCTGATTATCGAGTTCTGACTTTAAATAGCACTACATCTCCAATCACCGCCTTCTTGAAAGAAGAGAGTTCCAAGAAGAAGGGTGTGTCAGCGCTGCTTGGTGGAGGATCCGGGCGCAAAGGTAAGGGATGA
- a CDS encoding SCO1664 family protein: MSFLGAQEIEEYLRDLSHGEISVTGRLVDASNATLYASCEVKERTLICIYKPIAGERPLWDFPDGTLANREYLTFLVSHWLGLHLVPPTVLRDGPYGTGMVQLWIDIDESVDLMEFFKEDHAELRKIALLDLITNNTDRKIGHLIPTSEGAVYGCDHGVTFHAEDKLRTVLWQWAKQPFSPAELELLQLARMLIATEKRDVVLGLIEEEELDATVDRIDRALTEKCFPEPNPDWPAVPWPPF; this comes from the coding sequence ATGAGTTTTCTCGGCGCTCAGGAAATTGAAGAATATCTGCGAGATCTTAGCCACGGTGAAATATCCGTGACCGGCAGATTGGTTGATGCATCCAATGCAACTTTGTATGCCTCGTGCGAAGTTAAGGAAAGAACTTTAATTTGTATCTACAAACCAATCGCTGGCGAACGTCCGCTGTGGGATTTTCCCGACGGCACGTTAGCAAACCGCGAATACCTAACATTCTTAGTGAGCCATTGGTTAGGTTTACATCTCGTCCCACCAACGGTGCTTCGCGATGGCCCTTACGGAACTGGAATGGTCCAACTTTGGATCGATATCGACGAGAGCGTTGATCTTATGGAGTTCTTCAAGGAAGATCACGCTGAGCTTCGCAAGATTGCGCTACTCGATCTGATAACTAACAACACAGATCGAAAAATCGGCCATTTGATTCCGACTTCCGAAGGTGCAGTTTATGGCTGCGATCACGGTGTTACCTTTCACGCTGAAGATAAATTGCGGACTGTTTTGTGGCAGTGGGCAAAGCAACCTTTCTCTCCGGCCGAGCTAGAACTTTTACAATTAGCAAGGATGTTGATTGCAACTGAGAAGCGAGATGTTGTTCTGGGTTTGATTGAAGAAGAAGAGTTGGATGCAACTGTTGATCGGATCGATAGAGCCCTTACTGAGAAGTGTTTCCCGGAACCCAACCCAGATTGGCCAGCAGTTCCTTGGCCACCGTTCTAG
- a CDS encoding M20/M25/M40 family metallo-hydrolase, protein MSEIRNFEDEAIRICQDLIRIPSVNFGEGRGDEEAVAKYIVSSLAEVGIEAKIYESAPKRCNVIARIKGSNPDKPGLVVHGHIDVVPANAAEWSVDPFAGEIKDGCIWGRGAVDMKNVDAMILAIVRDWAQRGYVPERDIVLAFFADEEAGMTFGSRWMTANHPEVFAGCSEAISEVGGFSVTVADGKRLYFIEAAQKGIHWMKLTAQGRAGHGSMMNDENALTALTEAVAKIGRYEWPQRYTKTVKDLFKEVARVTGKAYDEKDLRPLLKEIGSTARMIGATLQNTANPTMLEAGYKANVIPGTASAVIDGRFLPGYEAELNETVRAIVGPDILIETISHDIALEVDFDAPLVDAMKAAILAHDPEGIPVPYLMSGGTDNKALSEIGIVGYGFSPLRLPADLDFMSLFHGVDERVPIDGLRFGVRVLNDFLESC, encoded by the coding sequence ATGAGCGAGATAAGAAATTTTGAAGATGAAGCAATTCGTATCTGCCAAGATTTAATCCGAATTCCTAGTGTGAACTTTGGTGAAGGACGCGGCGACGAAGAAGCGGTTGCTAAATACATTGTTTCCTCACTCGCGGAAGTTGGAATCGAAGCGAAAATTTATGAATCCGCGCCCAAGCGATGCAACGTAATTGCACGAATTAAAGGGAGCAACCCAGATAAACCAGGTCTCGTTGTCCACGGACATATCGATGTCGTGCCCGCTAACGCTGCTGAATGGTCAGTCGATCCTTTCGCCGGCGAGATTAAAGATGGATGTATCTGGGGTCGTGGCGCAGTTGATATGAAGAATGTGGATGCAATGATCTTGGCCATCGTGCGAGATTGGGCGCAGCGCGGTTATGTTCCAGAACGCGACATTGTTCTCGCCTTCTTCGCAGATGAAGAAGCAGGAATGACCTTTGGTTCTCGTTGGATGACGGCAAATCACCCTGAAGTATTCGCTGGTTGTTCAGAAGCGATTTCAGAAGTCGGTGGTTTCTCCGTAACCGTTGCCGATGGCAAGCGTCTCTACTTTATTGAAGCAGCACAAAAGGGTATTCATTGGATGAAATTAACCGCGCAAGGTCGCGCAGGCCATGGCTCGATGATGAACGATGAAAATGCGTTAACGGCGCTAACTGAAGCAGTCGCCAAAATTGGTCGCTACGAATGGCCACAGCGTTACACCAAGACGGTAAAAGATTTGTTTAAAGAAGTTGCGCGCGTTACTGGAAAAGCATATGACGAGAAGGATCTACGGCCGCTTTTGAAGGAGATTGGTTCAACTGCGCGAATGATTGGAGCAACGTTGCAGAACACTGCAAATCCAACGATGTTGGAAGCAGGCTACAAGGCAAATGTAATTCCAGGAACGGCAAGTGCGGTTATTGATGGACGTTTCCTACCAGGTTATGAAGCTGAGCTAAATGAGACTGTTAGAGCGATTGTTGGTCCTGATATTTTAATCGAAACCATCTCTCACGATATTGCTTTAGAAGTTGACTTTGATGCACCGCTTGTCGATGCGATGAAGGCTGCAATTCTCGCCCATGATCCAGAAGGAATTCCCGTTCCTTATCTGATGAGCGGTGGCACGGACAATAAAGCTCTCTCTGAAATTGGAATTGTTGGTTACGGTTTTTCTCCACTGCGCCTTCCAGCAGATCTCGACTTTATGTCTCTATTCCATGGAGTAGATGAGCGAGTTCCAATTGATGGCCTGCGCTTTGGAGTACGAGTACTTAACGACTTTTTAGAGAGTTGCTGA
- the mshC gene encoding cysteine--1-D-myo-inosityl 2-amino-2-deoxy-alpha-D-glucopyranoside ligase, with product MKSWSDLYIPPLDARFPLADLALHDTATSSVKPLARKIIYRIYVCGITPYDATHLGHANTYLTFDLVNRYLRATGAQVNFVENITDIDDPLLERAARDGIDWKDLAHSQIELFKSDMVALHVIPPARYIGAVEAIPEVISAIKTLREKGTVYNVNQDLYFEVRSDADFGRRSNLSQPEMLEIFAQRGGDPLKPGKKDPLDALLWLAQRPNEPGWESEFGSGRPGWHIECCAIALNYLDIAEDDATSIDIQGGGSDLIFPHHEMSAAQSKMINGREFATHYVHAGMIGLDGEKMSKSKGNLVLVSNLLKEGRDAMAIRLALLSHHYRSDHMWTDTDLVNAEEFMEQLRIALSRMEVAPTDATINEIIAALSNDLDTPRAIKALRNWLAATNAGKIGGSPGELSRAIDTLLGIAF from the coding sequence ATGAAGTCCTGGTCAGATCTATATATCCCGCCACTTGATGCGCGCTTTCCTTTAGCAGATCTCGCACTTCACGACACTGCAACTAGTTCGGTCAAGCCACTTGCGCGAAAGATCATCTATCGAATCTATGTCTGTGGAATAACTCCGTACGATGCAACGCATCTAGGCCATGCCAATACTTACTTAACCTTTGATCTAGTGAACCGTTATCTCCGAGCAACCGGTGCACAAGTAAACTTCGTTGAGAACATCACTGATATCGATGATCCGCTTTTAGAGCGAGCCGCCCGCGATGGCATCGACTGGAAAGATCTGGCTCATTCACAGATTGAGCTCTTTAAGTCGGATATGGTCGCACTTCATGTGATTCCACCAGCTCGTTACATCGGAGCGGTTGAAGCGATTCCAGAAGTAATAAGCGCAATTAAGACGCTCCGAGAAAAGGGTACGGTCTATAACGTAAACCAAGACCTCTACTTCGAAGTTAGAAGTGATGCCGACTTTGGCCGACGTTCAAATTTATCTCAACCAGAGATGCTCGAAATATTCGCGCAACGCGGGGGAGATCCGTTGAAGCCGGGCAAGAAAGATCCACTTGATGCTCTTCTCTGGCTTGCACAACGTCCCAATGAACCGGGTTGGGAAAGCGAATTCGGCAGTGGACGTCCAGGATGGCATATCGAATGCTGTGCAATTGCGCTCAATTATTTAGATATTGCAGAAGACGATGCCACCTCGATAGATATCCAAGGTGGCGGAAGCGATTTGATTTTTCCACATCATGAAATGTCTGCTGCTCAGTCGAAGATGATCAACGGACGCGAGTTTGCAACGCATTATGTTCACGCAGGAATGATCGGACTTGATGGCGAAAAGATGAGTAAATCCAAGGGAAACCTTGTTCTGGTCTCTAATTTGCTCAAAGAAGGTCGCGATGCGATGGCGATTCGCTTGGCTTTGTTAAGCCATCACTATCGCAGCGACCATATGTGGACGGATACAGATCTAGTTAACGCCGAGGAGTTTATGGAGCAACTACGTATTGCGCTCTCGCGTATGGAAGTTGCACCAACAGATGCCACTATCAATGAAATTATTGCTGCGCTCTCAAACGATCTCGATACTCCACGGGCTATCAAGGCTCTACGAAACTGGCTGGCAGCTACTAACGCTGGAAAAATTGGCGGAAGCCCGGGAGAACTATCACGCGCGATTGATACCTTGCTCGGTATCGCTTTCTAA
- a CDS encoding aldo/keto reductase: MELRRAGRSGLSLSRLALGTMTWGRDTDTHEAADQARAFIDAGGNYFDSASHYGDGDAERVIGGLIGTLFKREDVVISTKAGSSYIDGSLVTDNSRTSLMSSLDKSLTRLGTSYVDIWMIQSWDDAAQLEDALSALDWAYTSGRARYVGISNFNGWQSARAISLQEANSSKAPIAVMQNEFSLLNRRVEEDSLQCSRNLETGFIAWSPLGRGVLTGKYRNGIPADSRAATPHFAPFIEPYLNDRSRRIVEAVSVAAQGLGYSPLEVALAWVRDFPGVTSSVVGARTAAQLQGILASEEIELPEVVRNALNEVSATL, from the coding sequence ATGGAACTTCGTCGCGCTGGCAGATCAGGTCTTTCGCTATCGCGCCTTGCCTTAGGGACGATGACCTGGGGGCGAGATACCGATACCCATGAAGCAGCCGACCAAGCCCGTGCCTTTATAGATGCTGGCGGAAATTACTTTGACTCAGCTAGTCACTACGGCGATGGAGATGCTGAGCGGGTAATTGGTGGATTAATCGGAACGCTCTTCAAACGAGAAGATGTCGTTATCTCAACCAAGGCAGGGTCTTCATACATAGACGGTTCTTTAGTAACCGACAATTCGCGCACCTCTTTAATGAGTTCACTCGATAAATCACTCACTCGACTAGGTACAAGTTATGTAGATATCTGGATGATTCAAAGTTGGGATGATGCTGCGCAATTAGAAGATGCGCTATCGGCTCTTGACTGGGCATATACCTCTGGTCGCGCCAGATATGTGGGCATTTCAAACTTCAACGGTTGGCAGAGCGCACGGGCTATCTCGTTACAGGAAGCCAATAGCAGCAAGGCACCTATCGCCGTTATGCAGAATGAATTTTCACTTCTGAATCGAAGAGTGGAAGAAGATTCGTTGCAATGCTCCCGCAATCTGGAAACCGGATTTATCGCATGGTCTCCACTAGGTCGCGGTGTTTTAACCGGTAAATATCGCAACGGAATTCCTGCCGATTCTCGCGCTGCTACACCGCACTTTGCGCCCTTTATTGAACCTTACTTAAATGATCGTTCACGTCGCATAGTTGAAGCTGTCTCTGTTGCTGCTCAAGGTCTCGGCTATTCACCACTAGAGGTGGCCTTAGCTTGGGTACGTGATTTTCCCGGTGTTACTAGTTCAGTCGTAGGTGCTCGTACCGCGGCTCAATTGCAGGGAATACTGGCTAGCGAAGAGATTGAACTTCCTGAAGTTGTACGTAACGCGTTAAACGAAGTATCAGCAACTCTCTAA
- a CDS encoding adenine phosphoribosyltransferase: MKLADALSLIRDIPDYPKPGILFKDITPLLADPTAYSTVIKAFASQIDDVDVIAGIEARGFIFAAAIALEKSAGFVPFRKSGKLPFETIGAKYGLEYGEDEIEVHIDAFANGKTVVIIDDVLATGGTIAAALELAERTGAVVKSVQVLFEISGLGGRELIAKRFPKIEIKSLVTS, encoded by the coding sequence ATGAAGTTAGCAGACGCCCTCTCCCTGATCAGAGATATTCCAGATTACCCAAAACCTGGCATCCTCTTTAAAGATATAACGCCGCTACTGGCCGATCCAACTGCTTACTCAACTGTAATCAAAGCCTTCGCATCCCAGATCGACGACGTAGATGTAATTGCTGGCATTGAAGCTCGTGGTTTTATCTTTGCCGCAGCGATTGCCTTAGAGAAGAGCGCTGGTTTCGTGCCCTTTAGAAAGAGTGGAAAACTCCCCTTTGAAACTATCGGCGCGAAATACGGTCTGGAATATGGCGAAGATGAGATAGAAGTTCATATCGATGCATTTGCCAATGGAAAAACGGTAGTGATTATTGACGACGTCCTCGCAACAGGCGGAACGATCGCTGCCGCGCTCGAACTCGCTGAACGCACTGGGGCGGTCGTCAAATCCGTTCAGGTTCTCTTTGAAATTTCTGGACTCGGTGGCCGGGAGTTAATCGCCAAGCGTTTTCCCAAGATCGAGATTAAATCGTTGGTAACTTCTTGA